The proteins below come from a single Xenopus tropicalis strain Nigerian chromosome 9, UCB_Xtro_10.0, whole genome shotgun sequence genomic window:
- the LOC101732266 gene encoding serine/threonine-protein kinase N2 gives MPRSLENFNLGKVLGEGTFGKVFLAEYKDTKQLCAIKTLKKERIIAKNDIKSVFKEKRILQKVTSAEHPFLVSLYATFQSENHLFFVMEYLPGGDLCHLLEHQGAFEESKAMFYTACIVLGLEELHRNNIVHRDLKLENLMVDVHGYLKIVDFGLSKDGFRYGDRSKTRCGTNCYMAPEIIDEMAYSRAVDWWALGVVLYVMIMFQFPFDAEDDMELFESIRNDKPALTEELSEEAQCLILRLLEKNPCDRLGYSEAGAEEVKAHEFFEDIDWEEFLERELMPPFKPDVSGLTESTRQSECQAWGLMPPAEAISPEAQELFEGFDFSAE, from the exons ATGCCCAGATCTCTGGAAAACTTCAATCTGGGAAAAGTATTGGGTGAAGGCACCTTTGGAAAG GTGTTCCTGGCAGAGTACAAGGACACAAAACAACTGTGTGCCATAAAGACCCTCAAGAAAGAGAGGATTATTGCCAAGAATGATATCAAGAG TGTATTCAAGGAGAAGCGAATCCTTCAGAAGGTTACCAGCGCAGAGCACCCATTCCTGGTTTCCTTATACGCCACATTCCAGAGTGAGAATCACCTCTTTTTTGTAATGGAATATCTTCCTGGAGGTGATCTGTGCCATCTGCTCGAGCATCAAGGAGCATTTGAGGAATCAAAAGCCAT GTTTTACACTGCCTGTATAGTGCTCGGCCTGGAGGAATTGCACCGGAACAATATTGTTCATAG aGATCTGAAACTGGAAAATCTAATGGTGGATGTACATGGCTATCTGAAAATCGTGGATTTTGGCCTGAGCAAAGATG GTTTCAGATATGGAGATCGCAGTAAGACCCGGTGCGGAACAAACTGCTACATGGCCCCAGAGATCATTGATGAGATGGCATACAGCAGGGCCGttgactggtgggcccttggggttgTGTTATATGTCATGATCATGTTCCAG TTCCCATTTGATGCAGAAGATGACATGGAATTATTTGAGAGCATCAGGAATGACAAACCTGCCCTGACAGAGGAATTGTCAGAGGAAGCTCAGTGCCTAATACTAAGA TTACTGGAGAAGAATCCATGTGATCGCCTCGGATACAGCGAGGCCGGTGCTGAAGAGGTTAAAGCCCATGAATTCTTTGAA gatattgatTGGGAAGAATTTCTTGAAAGAGAACTGATGCCTCCATTTAAACCAGATGTCAGTGGCCTTACAGAGAGTACCAGGCAATCTGAATGCCAAGCCTGGGGATTAATGCCACCAGCTGAAGCGATATCACCAGAGGCACAAGAGCTGTTTGAAGGATTTGACTTTTCAGCTGAGTGA